From Oryzias melastigma strain HK-1 linkage group LG15, ASM292280v2, whole genome shotgun sequence, one genomic window encodes:
- the LOC112161508 gene encoding centrosomal protein of 55 kDa isoform X4: protein MAASKYRRSLKKQLNCELHATMRVLRKENVVLKKTLAELSLHHAEFNRLVEQRLLSLEAMTLENHRQVVTREENLTADVNTMRDGITLSCSKENEEIKKNLETILDRGQDLEHKASRKQDHAADEEASTTYKAGSDLEKQLKDALEKNKQWLDYDQQREAYVKAILAKMLWLEKHLNEANQARLQQHNEEHSNAGKLTQMQEHFERVLQRVTEDLKTCQDQVEMTHQNLLIAQSCEKERELQEIMHQLHVERASPNSCHEEKQPPTEETEDLQVLLRTERRKSANFELQANLFQRFMLNRHHEDQKMIADLMRQIKIASQDLEDEKHDCSYLRKQMVRLLKILPKARRHGTEEIKDPSLCEDVQPPSHSSTDSLPSSAHSDALNESFLECPSCQAKYAASQHQELLNHLEMCLE from the exons ATGGCAGCTTCTAAATACAGGCGTTCACTGAAAAAACAGTTGAACTGTGAGCTTCACGCAACCATGCGAGTCTTGAGGAAGGAGAACGTCGTCCTGAAGAAGACTCTGGCTGAGCTGTCACTTCATCATGCAGAGTTCAACAGACTTGTGGAG CAGAGACTTCTGTCTCTTGAGGCCATGACGCTTGAGAATCATCGGCAGGTCGTTACAAGAGAAGAGAATTTGACGGCTGATGTGAACACGATGAGAGACGGCATCACATTGAGTTGCAGCAAAGAGAATGAAGAGATCAAGAAGAACCTTGAGACCATCTTAGATAGGGGTCAAGATCTTGAGCACAAAGCTTCAAGGAAGCAG GACCATGCAGCAGATGAAGAGGCTTCCACGACCTATAAAGCTGGGTCAGACCTTGAAAAACAACTTAAAGAT GCATTGGAAAAGAACAAGCAATGGCTGGATTATGACCAGCAGAGAGAGGCCTATGTGAAGGCGATTCTGGCCAAAATGTTATGGCTGGAGAAGCATCTGAATGAAGCCAATCAGGCCCGCTTGCAGCAGCACAATGAGGAGCATTCAAATG CAGGAAAATTAACCCAAATGCAAGAACATTTTGAGAGAGTTCTGCAAAGAGTCACTGAAGACCTTAAAACGTGTCAGGATCAGGTTGAAATGACCCATCAGAACCTGCTTATCGCTCAAAGCTG CGAGAAGGAGCGGGAGCTGCAGGAGATCATGCATCAGCTGCACGTCGAAAGAGCCAGTCCAAACAGCTGTCACGAGGAAAAACAACCGCCGACAGAAGAAACTGAAGATCTGCAAGTGCTGCTGAGAACCGAGCGACGAAAGTCAGCAAACTTTGAGTTGCAG GCAAATCTGTTTCAGAGGTTCATGCTAAATCGCCACCATGAAGACCAGAAGATGATTGCAGACCTGATGAGACAG ATTAAGATTGCTTCACAAGATCTTGAGGATGAGAAACACGACTGCTcatatttgagaaaacagaTGGTCAGACTTCTGAAGATTTTGCCAAAAGCTAGACGCCATGGGACTGAGGAGATAAAG GATCCCAGCTTGTGTGAAGACGTGCAGCCACCTTCCCACTCGTCCACAGACAGCCTGCCATCGTCTGCCCACAGCGATGCGCTAAATGAAAGCTTCCTGGAGTGTCCCAGCTGCCAGGCTAAGTACGCAGCCAGTCAGCACCAAGAACTCCTGAACCATTTGGAAATGTGTCTGGAGTGA
- the LOC112161508 gene encoding centrosomal protein of 55 kDa isoform X2 codes for MAASKYRRSLKKQLNCELHATMRVLRKENVVLKKTLAELSLHHAEFNRLVEQRLLSLEAMTLENHRQVVTREENLTADVNTMRDGITLSCSKENEEIKKNLETILDRGQDLEHKASRKQDHAADEEASTTYKAGSDLEKQLKDALEKNKQWLDYDQQREAYVKAILAKMLWLEKHLNEANQARLQQHNEEHSNGKLTQMQEHFERVLQRVTEDLKTCQDQVEMTHQNLLIAQSWCSEKERELQEIMHQLHVERASPNSCHEEKQPPTEETEDLQVLLRTERRKSANFELQANLFQRFMLNRHHEDQKMIADLMRQIKIASQDLEDEKHDCSYLRKQMVRLLKILPKARRHGTEEIKDPSLCEDVQPPSHSSTDSLPSSAHSDALNESFLECPSCQAKYAASQHQELLNHLEMCLE; via the exons ATGGCAGCTTCTAAATACAGGCGTTCACTGAAAAAACAGTTGAACTGTGAGCTTCACGCAACCATGCGAGTCTTGAGGAAGGAGAACGTCGTCCTGAAGAAGACTCTGGCTGAGCTGTCACTTCATCATGCAGAGTTCAACAGACTTGTGGAG CAGAGACTTCTGTCTCTTGAGGCCATGACGCTTGAGAATCATCGGCAGGTCGTTACAAGAGAAGAGAATTTGACGGCTGATGTGAACACGATGAGAGACGGCATCACATTGAGTTGCAGCAAAGAGAATGAAGAGATCAAGAAGAACCTTGAGACCATCTTAGATAGGGGTCAAGATCTTGAGCACAAAGCTTCAAGGAAGCAG GACCATGCAGCAGATGAAGAGGCTTCCACGACCTATAAAGCTGGGTCAGACCTTGAAAAACAACTTAAAGAT GCATTGGAAAAGAACAAGCAATGGCTGGATTATGACCAGCAGAGAGAGGCCTATGTGAAGGCGATTCTGGCCAAAATGTTATGGCTGGAGAAGCATCTGAATGAAGCCAATCAGGCCCGCTTGCAGCAGCACAATGAGGAGCATTCAAATG GAAAATTAACCCAAATGCAAGAACATTTTGAGAGAGTTCTGCAAAGAGTCACTGAAGACCTTAAAACGTGTCAGGATCAGGTTGAAATGACCCATCAGAACCTGCTTATCGCTCAAAGCTG GTGCAGCGAGAAGGAGCGGGAGCTGCAGGAGATCATGCATCAGCTGCACGTCGAAAGAGCCAGTCCAAACAGCTGTCACGAGGAAAAACAACCGCCGACAGAAGAAACTGAAGATCTGCAAGTGCTGCTGAGAACCGAGCGACGAAAGTCAGCAAACTTTGAGTTGCAG GCAAATCTGTTTCAGAGGTTCATGCTAAATCGCCACCATGAAGACCAGAAGATGATTGCAGACCTGATGAGACAG ATTAAGATTGCTTCACAAGATCTTGAGGATGAGAAACACGACTGCTcatatttgagaaaacagaTGGTCAGACTTCTGAAGATTTTGCCAAAAGCTAGACGCCATGGGACTGAGGAGATAAAG GATCCCAGCTTGTGTGAAGACGTGCAGCCACCTTCCCACTCGTCCACAGACAGCCTGCCATCGTCTGCCCACAGCGATGCGCTAAATGAAAGCTTCCTGGAGTGTCCCAGCTGCCAGGCTAAGTACGCAGCCAGTCAGCACCAAGAACTCCTGAACCATTTGGAAATGTGTCTGGAGTGA
- the LOC112161508 gene encoding centrosomal protein of 55 kDa isoform X5, with product MAASKYRRSLKKQLNCELHATMRVLRKENVVLKKTLAELSLHHAEFNRLVEQRLLSLEAMTLENHRQVVTREENLTADVNTMRDGITLSCSKENEEIKKNLETILDRGQDLEHKASRKQDHAADEEASTTYKAGSDLEKQLKDALEKNKQWLDYDQQREAYVKAILAKMLWLEKHLNEANQARLQQHNEEHSNGKLTQMQEHFERVLQRVTEDLKTCQDQVEMTHQNLLIAQSCEKERELQEIMHQLHVERASPNSCHEEKQPPTEETEDLQVLLRTERRKSANFELQANLFQRFMLNRHHEDQKMIADLMRQIKIASQDLEDEKHDCSYLRKQMVRLLKILPKARRHGTEEIKDPSLCEDVQPPSHSSTDSLPSSAHSDALNESFLECPSCQAKYAASQHQELLNHLEMCLE from the exons ATGGCAGCTTCTAAATACAGGCGTTCACTGAAAAAACAGTTGAACTGTGAGCTTCACGCAACCATGCGAGTCTTGAGGAAGGAGAACGTCGTCCTGAAGAAGACTCTGGCTGAGCTGTCACTTCATCATGCAGAGTTCAACAGACTTGTGGAG CAGAGACTTCTGTCTCTTGAGGCCATGACGCTTGAGAATCATCGGCAGGTCGTTACAAGAGAAGAGAATTTGACGGCTGATGTGAACACGATGAGAGACGGCATCACATTGAGTTGCAGCAAAGAGAATGAAGAGATCAAGAAGAACCTTGAGACCATCTTAGATAGGGGTCAAGATCTTGAGCACAAAGCTTCAAGGAAGCAG GACCATGCAGCAGATGAAGAGGCTTCCACGACCTATAAAGCTGGGTCAGACCTTGAAAAACAACTTAAAGAT GCATTGGAAAAGAACAAGCAATGGCTGGATTATGACCAGCAGAGAGAGGCCTATGTGAAGGCGATTCTGGCCAAAATGTTATGGCTGGAGAAGCATCTGAATGAAGCCAATCAGGCCCGCTTGCAGCAGCACAATGAGGAGCATTCAAATG GAAAATTAACCCAAATGCAAGAACATTTTGAGAGAGTTCTGCAAAGAGTCACTGAAGACCTTAAAACGTGTCAGGATCAGGTTGAAATGACCCATCAGAACCTGCTTATCGCTCAAAGCTG CGAGAAGGAGCGGGAGCTGCAGGAGATCATGCATCAGCTGCACGTCGAAAGAGCCAGTCCAAACAGCTGTCACGAGGAAAAACAACCGCCGACAGAAGAAACTGAAGATCTGCAAGTGCTGCTGAGAACCGAGCGACGAAAGTCAGCAAACTTTGAGTTGCAG GCAAATCTGTTTCAGAGGTTCATGCTAAATCGCCACCATGAAGACCAGAAGATGATTGCAGACCTGATGAGACAG ATTAAGATTGCTTCACAAGATCTTGAGGATGAGAAACACGACTGCTcatatttgagaaaacagaTGGTCAGACTTCTGAAGATTTTGCCAAAAGCTAGACGCCATGGGACTGAGGAGATAAAG GATCCCAGCTTGTGTGAAGACGTGCAGCCACCTTCCCACTCGTCCACAGACAGCCTGCCATCGTCTGCCCACAGCGATGCGCTAAATGAAAGCTTCCTGGAGTGTCCCAGCTGCCAGGCTAAGTACGCAGCCAGTCAGCACCAAGAACTCCTGAACCATTTGGAAATGTGTCTGGAGTGA
- the LOC112161508 gene encoding centrosomal protein of 55 kDa isoform X1, translating into MAASKYRRSLKKQLNCELHATMRVLRKENVVLKKTLAELSLHHAEFNRLVEQRLLSLEAMTLENHRQVVTREENLTADVNTMRDGITLSCSKENEEIKKNLETILDRGQDLEHKASRKQDHAADEEASTTYKAGSDLEKQLKDALEKNKQWLDYDQQREAYVKAILAKMLWLEKHLNEANQARLQQHNEEHSNAGKLTQMQEHFERVLQRVTEDLKTCQDQVEMTHQNLLIAQSWCSEKERELQEIMHQLHVERASPNSCHEEKQPPTEETEDLQVLLRTERRKSANFELQANLFQRFMLNRHHEDQKMIADLMRQIKIASQDLEDEKHDCSYLRKQMVRLLKILPKARRHGTEEIKDPSLCEDVQPPSHSSTDSLPSSAHSDALNESFLECPSCQAKYAASQHQELLNHLEMCLE; encoded by the exons ATGGCAGCTTCTAAATACAGGCGTTCACTGAAAAAACAGTTGAACTGTGAGCTTCACGCAACCATGCGAGTCTTGAGGAAGGAGAACGTCGTCCTGAAGAAGACTCTGGCTGAGCTGTCACTTCATCATGCAGAGTTCAACAGACTTGTGGAG CAGAGACTTCTGTCTCTTGAGGCCATGACGCTTGAGAATCATCGGCAGGTCGTTACAAGAGAAGAGAATTTGACGGCTGATGTGAACACGATGAGAGACGGCATCACATTGAGTTGCAGCAAAGAGAATGAAGAGATCAAGAAGAACCTTGAGACCATCTTAGATAGGGGTCAAGATCTTGAGCACAAAGCTTCAAGGAAGCAG GACCATGCAGCAGATGAAGAGGCTTCCACGACCTATAAAGCTGGGTCAGACCTTGAAAAACAACTTAAAGAT GCATTGGAAAAGAACAAGCAATGGCTGGATTATGACCAGCAGAGAGAGGCCTATGTGAAGGCGATTCTGGCCAAAATGTTATGGCTGGAGAAGCATCTGAATGAAGCCAATCAGGCCCGCTTGCAGCAGCACAATGAGGAGCATTCAAATG CAGGAAAATTAACCCAAATGCAAGAACATTTTGAGAGAGTTCTGCAAAGAGTCACTGAAGACCTTAAAACGTGTCAGGATCAGGTTGAAATGACCCATCAGAACCTGCTTATCGCTCAAAGCTG GTGCAGCGAGAAGGAGCGGGAGCTGCAGGAGATCATGCATCAGCTGCACGTCGAAAGAGCCAGTCCAAACAGCTGTCACGAGGAAAAACAACCGCCGACAGAAGAAACTGAAGATCTGCAAGTGCTGCTGAGAACCGAGCGACGAAAGTCAGCAAACTTTGAGTTGCAG GCAAATCTGTTTCAGAGGTTCATGCTAAATCGCCACCATGAAGACCAGAAGATGATTGCAGACCTGATGAGACAG ATTAAGATTGCTTCACAAGATCTTGAGGATGAGAAACACGACTGCTcatatttgagaaaacagaTGGTCAGACTTCTGAAGATTTTGCCAAAAGCTAGACGCCATGGGACTGAGGAGATAAAG GATCCCAGCTTGTGTGAAGACGTGCAGCCACCTTCCCACTCGTCCACAGACAGCCTGCCATCGTCTGCCCACAGCGATGCGCTAAATGAAAGCTTCCTGGAGTGTCCCAGCTGCCAGGCTAAGTACGCAGCCAGTCAGCACCAAGAACTCCTGAACCATTTGGAAATGTGTCTGGAGTGA
- the LOC112161508 gene encoding centrosomal protein of 55 kDa isoform X3: MAASKYRRSLKKQLNCELHATMRVLRKENVVLKKTLAELSLHHAEFNRLVEQRLLSLEAMTLENHRQVVTREENLTADVNTMRDGITLSCSKENEEIKKNLETILDRGQDLEHKASRKQDHAADEEASTTYKAGSDLEKQLKDALEKNKQWLDYDQQREAYVKAILAKMLWLEKHLNEANQARLQQHNEEHSNAGKLTQMQEHFERVLQRVTEDLKTCQDQVEMTHQNLLIAQSWCSEKERELQEIMHQLHVERASPNSCHEEKQPPTEETEDLQVLLRTERRKSANFELQANLFQRFMLNRHHEDQKMIADLMRQIKIASQDLEDEKHDCSYLRKQMVRLLKILPKARRHGTEEDPSLCEDVQPPSHSSTDSLPSSAHSDALNESFLECPSCQAKYAASQHQELLNHLEMCLE, translated from the exons ATGGCAGCTTCTAAATACAGGCGTTCACTGAAAAAACAGTTGAACTGTGAGCTTCACGCAACCATGCGAGTCTTGAGGAAGGAGAACGTCGTCCTGAAGAAGACTCTGGCTGAGCTGTCACTTCATCATGCAGAGTTCAACAGACTTGTGGAG CAGAGACTTCTGTCTCTTGAGGCCATGACGCTTGAGAATCATCGGCAGGTCGTTACAAGAGAAGAGAATTTGACGGCTGATGTGAACACGATGAGAGACGGCATCACATTGAGTTGCAGCAAAGAGAATGAAGAGATCAAGAAGAACCTTGAGACCATCTTAGATAGGGGTCAAGATCTTGAGCACAAAGCTTCAAGGAAGCAG GACCATGCAGCAGATGAAGAGGCTTCCACGACCTATAAAGCTGGGTCAGACCTTGAAAAACAACTTAAAGAT GCATTGGAAAAGAACAAGCAATGGCTGGATTATGACCAGCAGAGAGAGGCCTATGTGAAGGCGATTCTGGCCAAAATGTTATGGCTGGAGAAGCATCTGAATGAAGCCAATCAGGCCCGCTTGCAGCAGCACAATGAGGAGCATTCAAATG CAGGAAAATTAACCCAAATGCAAGAACATTTTGAGAGAGTTCTGCAAAGAGTCACTGAAGACCTTAAAACGTGTCAGGATCAGGTTGAAATGACCCATCAGAACCTGCTTATCGCTCAAAGCTG GTGCAGCGAGAAGGAGCGGGAGCTGCAGGAGATCATGCATCAGCTGCACGTCGAAAGAGCCAGTCCAAACAGCTGTCACGAGGAAAAACAACCGCCGACAGAAGAAACTGAAGATCTGCAAGTGCTGCTGAGAACCGAGCGACGAAAGTCAGCAAACTTTGAGTTGCAG GCAAATCTGTTTCAGAGGTTCATGCTAAATCGCCACCATGAAGACCAGAAGATGATTGCAGACCTGATGAGACAG ATTAAGATTGCTTCACAAGATCTTGAGGATGAGAAACACGACTGCTcatatttgagaaaacagaTGGTCAGACTTCTGAAGATTTTGCCAAAAGCTAGACGCCATGGGACTGAGGAG GATCCCAGCTTGTGTGAAGACGTGCAGCCACCTTCCCACTCGTCCACAGACAGCCTGCCATCGTCTGCCCACAGCGATGCGCTAAATGAAAGCTTCCTGGAGTGTCCCAGCTGCCAGGCTAAGTACGCAGCCAGTCAGCACCAAGAACTCCTGAACCATTTGGAAATGTGTCTGGAGTGA